Proteins from a single region of Nitratidesulfovibrio sp.:
- a CDS encoding L,D-transpeptidase family protein yields the protein MHRSTIRALHRLLPAAALLLSLFCPLSAAADGWHVRIPDDAGTPRRLVAVDKEDQKLHIYERHSPLKLAASYVCTTGQATGDKQTAGDLKTPEGIYFVVNKLAAGLDMEMYGGIAYTLNYPNPVDRLRRKTGSGIWIHSKGHDIIPRETKGCIALNRADIDKAGKLFVPGTLVAVAGDVGTDASPTKEDKATARKLEDKVKGWAKAWGSRSPAMFDYYDPDAYTAAQEESFSAFRTQKERLFKQLAWVQTSVSDVQVMQGPGYWVTWFNQYYRAPNMTTEGIRRLYWQPDKKGEYRIVGMEWVPADVGMEANYLETVSPQVTAFVEKWRKAWERGDVKGYIACYADDADQAPRKGAAAIRQQKQELWRKAKPAKVQLKGLRIEAVAGGVRADMTQDYRDVTGNGDRGVKTLLLRQDGQGWEIVKEEWSPAAR from the coding sequence ATGCATCGAAGCACCATCCGCGCCCTTCACCGCCTGCTGCCTGCCGCTGCCCTGCTGCTTTCGCTTTTCTGTCCCCTTTCCGCCGCCGCCGACGGGTGGCACGTGCGCATCCCGGACGACGCGGGCACGCCGCGCCGCCTGGTGGCCGTGGACAAGGAAGACCAGAAGCTGCACATCTACGAGCGCCACAGCCCCCTCAAGCTTGCCGCCAGCTACGTCTGCACCACCGGGCAGGCCACGGGCGACAAGCAGACGGCTGGCGACCTGAAGACCCCCGAAGGCATCTACTTCGTGGTCAACAAGCTGGCCGCCGGGCTGGACATGGAGATGTACGGCGGCATCGCCTACACCCTGAACTACCCCAACCCCGTGGACAGGCTGCGCCGCAAGACCGGCTCCGGCATCTGGATCCACAGCAAGGGGCACGACATCATCCCGCGCGAGACCAAGGGCTGCATTGCCCTGAACCGGGCCGACATCGACAAGGCGGGCAAGCTGTTCGTGCCCGGCACTCTCGTGGCCGTGGCCGGGGACGTGGGTACCGATGCCTCCCCCACCAAGGAAGACAAGGCCACCGCGCGCAAGCTGGAAGACAAGGTCAAGGGCTGGGCAAAGGCATGGGGTTCGCGCTCGCCCGCCATGTTCGACTATTACGACCCGGACGCCTACACCGCCGCGCAGGAAGAATCCTTTTCCGCGTTCCGCACCCAGAAGGAACGGCTGTTCAAGCAACTGGCGTGGGTCCAGACTTCTGTTTCCGACGTGCAGGTGATGCAGGGCCCCGGCTACTGGGTAACCTGGTTCAACCAGTACTACCGCGCCCCCAACATGACCACCGAAGGCATCCGCCGCCTGTACTGGCAGCCCGACAAGAAGGGCGAGTACCGCATCGTGGGCATGGAATGGGTTCCCGCCGACGTGGGCATGGAGGCCAACTACCTCGAAACGGTATCGCCCCAGGTCACGGCCTTTGTCGAAAAATGGCGCAAGGCATGGGAACGCGGCGACGTGAAGGGCTACATCGCCTGTTACGCCGACGACGCCGACCAGGCCCCGCGCAAGGGTGCCGCGGCCATCCGCCAGCAGAAGCAGGAACTGTGGCGCAAGGCCAAGCCCGCCAAGGTCCAGTTGAAGGGCCTGCGCATAGAGGCCGTGGCTGGCGGCGTGCGCGCCGACATGACCCAGGATTACCGCGACGTCACCGGCAACGGTGACCGGGGCGTGAAGACCCTGCTGCTGCGCCAGGACGGCCAGGGCTGGGAAATCGTCAAGGAAGAATGGAGCCCTGCCGCCCGATGA
- the pyrE gene encoding orotate phosphoribosyltransferase, translating into MNDLRTRLARLLVEKSYREGDFTLTSGRKSDYYFDCKQTALHAEGSWLIGSLFNDLLRDVPVVGVGGMTLGADPLISATTVISHERGRPLAGFIVRKQPKGHGTDQYVEGLANFAPGDPVAMLEDVVTTGGSLLKACERVEAAGLRIVAVCTVLDREEGGRQAIKDAGYDLISIFTRKELVDAARS; encoded by the coding sequence ATGAACGACCTTCGCACCCGCCTGGCCCGCCTGCTTGTGGAAAAATCATACCGTGAGGGCGATTTCACCCTTACTTCGGGCCGGAAGAGCGACTACTACTTCGACTGCAAGCAGACAGCCCTGCACGCCGAGGGTTCGTGGCTCATCGGTTCGCTGTTCAACGACCTGCTGCGCGACGTCCCGGTGGTGGGCGTGGGCGGCATGACCTTGGGCGCCGACCCGCTGATCTCCGCCACCACGGTCATCTCGCACGAGCGGGGTCGCCCGCTGGCGGGCTTCATCGTGCGCAAGCAGCCCAAGGGGCATGGCACCGACCAGTACGTGGAAGGCCTTGCCAATTTTGCCCCCGGAGACCCCGTGGCCATGCTGGAAGACGTTGTCACCACTGGCGGTTCCCTGTTAAAGGCTTGCGAACGGGTAGAGGCCGCCGGCCTGCGCATCGTGGCGGTGTGCACCGTACTGGACCGTGAGGAAGGCGGCAGGCAGGCCATCAAGGATGCCGGGTACGACCTGATCTCGATCTTTACCCGCAAGGAACTGGTGGACGCCGCACGTTCCTAG